The segment TCCCCAATTGCAGGGCCGTATCCTCGCCGGCAAGCATGATATTGAGATCACGGGCATTCACAAACATCAGGAGGAAACCGGCAATCATTAACAGCGCGGCCAGCAGAATATCTTTTTTCTCCGCCATCCCCAGATCGCCCATCAACCAGAAGATGACGCCCTGCAGCCGCTCGCTGTCGGCTACCGCAACAAGAAACATGATCAGCGCGGAAAAAAACGCATTGACGATGACGCCGGAAAGGAGAATCCTGTCCGTTCTGCGTTCAGCAGAGGAACCGGAAAGCCCCCATACCAGAAGTATCGAGGAAATTCCGCCGATGAAGGCAACCGCCGTGACGCCGAAAGGAAGAGAATCCAGACCGAGGGTGATGGCCGCGATCGCGCCGGCGGCGGCGCCGCCGGAAACGCCGAGGATGTATGGATCGGCAAGCGGATTGCGCAAAATACCCTGGAAAACGACCCCGGAGCAGGAAAGCGAGGCCCCGACAATGCCGGCAAAAATGATCCTGGGGATACGGATGGAAAAGAGGATGGCCCGCTCGGATTCCGACAGTTGAGACTGCGCGTCAAAAAAGGGGAAAAGGGAAAAAATGCCTTTAAAAACAGAGGAGACGTCGAACGGCGTCGGCCCCGCAAAGAGGGCAAGCAGAAAAACTGCGGCGAGAACCGCAAGCAAAAAGATAGAGACCCTGAAGATTCTTTTCAGGGTCAAATGGGACTCACCGTATGGCAAGATCATCCTCCCGCGAGAATAAAGTTGGCGGATCCGTTTTCCGGCTTCGGGCCTCCTACTCGCCCGCCTTCCCCCCGCGACTTTATCGCAAGAGTGGCATCATGGGCTTTCGTTCCCTTCACGGCTGCGGGGCAGCGGGGGCTTCGCACCCCCTTCCTCTGATTCGCCAAGATCTTATAACGCGAGGTTCGTCTATAAAATAATCACGCCTTTGTCAAGCCCGAAGAATCTGTTGGCAGGTTTTGCCCCTTGTGCAGAGGGAGTTTCCGTTTGACAAAGCCGCGCTTTCTCCGATATACGTCAGCGGGTTCGCTAAATTATGGACCTTGCCGTGGGGAAAAAACCAAATTATCAGCTTTTCCCCTTGAAACTGGGAGGCTAAAAGAACATGAAAAAAACCAACGGAGAGTGGAAAAGGCATCTCCCCACAGGGGGTTTCGGGGCGAACCTCTTTCCCGAATTCGAGAAAAGGGCAAAGGCGGCGGCAACCGAGGTATTCCGGGTAAAGACGCAGCTGGAGGCAACCCAACTCGTTTTAACGCTTGCCCGGCAAGCCGGCGCCCGCAAGGTTGTCGCAACAGAAAGCCCCCGGCTGGGTGAGGGAGCGCTAAAGGACGTCTTCACTGCGGCCGGGATTGAATTCTACGATGTGCAGGCTGATATCGCCGCTCACGCGCCAACGGCGGACATCGGCATCTCCGGCGTAGAGTTCGGGATAGCGGAAAGCGGCAGCGTCTGTCAGGATGCATACTCGATAGAAAGCCGTCTTGTTTCGACTCTTCCCCCGATTCACATTGCCCTGCTTGACAGCAATCTCATCGTTCCGGGGATCAGCGAAGCCTTTGCAATCCTTTCCAGCGCCTTCGAGCGTGGTTACGTTACCTTCATAACGGGACCAAGCCGCACGGCCGATATTGAGGTGGTATTGACCATCGGCGTGCATGGGCCGGTTCGCCTGGTGATAATCGCCATGGATGAGATTCAGGAAGAAGGAAGTGCACAAT is part of the Syntrophobacterales bacterium genome and harbors:
- a CDS encoding lactate utilization protein: MKKTNGEWKRHLPTGGFGANLFPEFEKRAKAAATEVFRVKTQLEATQLVLTLARQAGARKVVATESPRLGEGALKDVFTAAGIEFYDVQADIAAHAPTADIGISGVEFGIAESGSVCQDAYSIESRLVSTLPPIHIALLDSNLIVPGISEAFAILSSAFERGYVTFITGPSRTADIEVVLTIGVHGPVRLVIIAMDEIQEEGSAQ
- a CDS encoding iron ABC transporter permease, producing the protein MPYGESHLTLKRIFRVSIFLLAVLAAVFLLALFAGPTPFDVSSVFKGIFSLFPFFDAQSQLSESERAILFSIRIPRIIFAGIVGASLSCSGVVFQGILRNPLADPYILGVSGGAAAGAIAAITLGLDSLPFGVTAVAFIGGISSILLVWGLSGSSAERRTDRILLSGVIVNAFFSALIMFLVAVADSERLQGVIFWLMGDLGMAEKKDILLAALLMIAGFLLMFVNARDLNIMLAGEDTALQLGINVKKTRMTLLLAASLVTAGAVSMSGIIGFVGLMIPHIARMLFGSDNRLLLPASLLFGGAFLIVADAIARTVIAPSELPVGVITALCGAPYFAYLMKRSK